The nucleotide sequence TGAGGAACTGAACCCGCTGCTATATCGTAGCATACAGAGCATCGTACTTGGATATATTACAGCCAACTTTCTGCCTTGGCTTGACCTAATTAGAGGAGCCCACAAACCCATTGAGGACAACCTTAATAGGACAGAAAATTGAGGACCAGATAAAGTAtcatcattaaatgtttttaattaggtaacagagggagaaaaaaaaacgagtGTCCCGGTGGAAGCAGCCACATATAATTGCTGTTCTTCTTGAAATCGTGtgtctatttaaaatgtgtctacTGAATGGGAGTTCACCGGCTCCTCCTCCCGCCGCCTCCTGACATTGGATTTCCTCTCAGGCCCTTGTCTTAGACAGGTCCACCATGTCTGTGTTGTGGCTGTATAGTGGCAGGCAGTCCAGTGACCCATATCTCATTTCGGAGGCACACTGACCCACAATAGTGAAGAAAGTAGTCCCCTGAAATGCTAGTGAGCTGTCCCATTTAGTCTAAACTAAATAGTACGATTACATAATGAGAAAACATGCAGCTTCCTCCTGAACATCACTCACACTGCAGTGGCCAACTTCATATAATACTCTCAGCTAAAGCCATAAGCAACATCCTTAACTTCCTTTACTATACAAAAATCAATGTTCTTATACACTATATGAGATAATCAGCTGCtctatttgtattatttcaaCCAGAATCCAGTGTAATGTGTGCATGAAAcatgaaaaggggaaaaaaacaacccttttTCAAAATGGAAATGATTTAGCCGACCTCATTTTTGGTCTAATTTTGGTTAAATTAGCATGTTCATTTACATTGACTGGAACCTGGAAGTGATTTCTATTTCTGAAACGTTCCATCGTGTTCTTTACGGTTTAAAGCTTGCAAAAGAAGCCACTGAGTGCATGAATTGCTCAGGGACTAAAACACCCCTGTGAATTCGAGTGTGAAGACCAAATTATCAGGAGAATTAAAAACTTTCCTCGAGGGACATTTtaactaattaaaataaaaatagcacgCCATGGGGTAAGGTTAAACGCTTAAATTAGGTTGTTATAGGAGTAGAGTGTTCTGACcaaatacatcatttattatttcataatCATCCCAAATATGGACTGGGGcccaaaaaacacaactttgcgtagttaaaatacacaaaatacagttaaaagttGCCAATTAGACTCATCTAACCaacactgtatatttaaaaatatgaatttattctTGAGTCAGTTGTTGCAAAGTGGTGGAAGAAATGTGAAAGTGGCCACATCAGCATTAAAATCAAGCAGCTGCATGACagaaatatatatgtgtatttaaatagAGGAGTGATTCATCAAAAATCTCTAAATTTTTATGGGGCAGGATGGGTGTACAAGCCCCGCCTAGAGGTGTTGGCTCATGAGGTGTGACACACTTGTGCTAGATACAAACTAGGACTGACAGAGAGTCTGCGTCAGTGTTCATCACATCAGAAGAGAAGACACATTTGATTTCACTTTCTGTCAGGTAAGAACTTTTACcgtttttattatttgatttgttttcgGGTTATAAAACCGACTTAAATAGGTAAACCTGTACACTTTTCTAAAGGCCATTAACTGTTAACTTGCAGCTTATGGGACATTGATGTTAACAGAActgcaattattattataattaggaGTGTTCATGAATATTGCAAATATTATGAATTGTTTAAAGTGATATTATGGACTTCATATTGTATCCAAAGTTAAGATTATTTACTAGCTCCAACTGTACATGCTCACTCTATGCAAACCATAAAAAATTGTTTTGCTACTTTAAGTTTCCAGGCTAgggtttttatatttttgagtCGCTGTTTTTATGAcgaatattttttattttaattgtgatTAGTTTTTTGCTTAATTATCTACAATGATATGTAAATTAAATCAATGAGGCAACTTTCTGGCTGACTTGTCAAGATACTTCACTGGAGATCCATGTTTTGGGAATTGCATCTGTAGACTGGCCACTCGACGTTACCCTTTAACCATATATTTCGTCAATCACCATTAAGCTTTGAACTAACCCACTatgagaagggaaaaaagtgtTGACATCTTAACAACTTTAATGATCACATCTCCTATTAAAGTCAGTCTTTCAGGATGACGCACCAGTTCCCTACACTCTCTGAGGCGCAGAAGAAGGAACTTAGTGAGATTGCCCTACGCATAGTTTCTCCAGGGAAGGGCATCCTAGCAGCAGATGAGTCTGTGGGTCTGTAAAGAGcactctttatttcttttttatactgTGAAAGCATGCATAGCGTAACAATCACAGTCAATCTGCATGTAAAAAATTGCTTTCTTACagtgaaatatgaaaatgtcgAAGTTTCAAAGTATGAATATTAATATGCACATCATATACAATATGTTATTTGCAGGCAGCATGGCAAAGCGGCTGGCCCAGGTTGGTGTGGAGAACACTGAGGAGAACCGAAGACAGTACCGGCAGATCCTCTTCAGTGCAGACGATCGCATCAACACCTGCATCGGAGGGGTCATCTTCTTCCATGAGACACTGTACCAACACTCTGATAACGGTGTACTCTTTGTCAAAATGATCAGAGACAGGGGCATCCTTGTCGGTGTCAAGGTGTGGCAGTTAAGGATCAAATAATATACATGTGGAATTTACTAACTGATCAATAGCTCTATCTATAGCTTGTTTGTCACCTCTCTGTCCTGTATTTCTCAGGTTGATAAGGGAGTTGTCCCCCTGGCAGGAACTTCTGGAGAAACCACCACACAGGGTTAAGTTTACTGCTGGTATCACTCATTAGTCACCCATATAGACACAAATTGCAAAACATATTATTGATAATTTTCTTTCGAACTTCCTCCATAGGTCTGGATGGCTTGTCGGAGCGCTGTGCACAGTATAAAAAGGATGGAGCACTCTTTGCAAAGTGGCGCTGTGTGATGAAGATCAGTGACACCAATCCATCTAAACTGGCTATCacagaaaatgcaaatgttctGGCACGTTACTCCAGTATCTGTCAGCAGGTCAGGACTCGATATTATGTAGGGTAATAGCTGTGTGATGTAATCTATCAGTGCCAATCTGTTGACTTCCCCTGTCTCCATACAGCATGGCATTGTGCCCGTCATAGAGCCAGAGATTTTGCCTGATGGAGATCATGATCTGAAACGGTGCCAGTACATCACTGAGAAGGTGGGTTGCTTACTtcttacgtgtgtgtgtatgtgtgtgtgtgtgtgtgtgtgtgtgtgtgtgtgtgtgtgtgtgtgtgtgtgtgtgtgtgtgttcatatgacAACACCACATGTCATTTGAGTgagacacagaagaaaaaaaaacaaattcaccAGTTGTCTCTTTGGTAAAACAACATGGGGATTTCAGATCCTAGCTGCAGTGTACAAGGCCATGTCAGACCACCATGTATACCTGGAAGGCACCCTGCTCAAACCTAACATGGTCACTCCTGGGCACAGCTGCCCCACCAAGTACAGCCCTGAGGAGGTCGCTATGGCAACTGTCACCGCCTTGCGCCGCACAGTGCCTCCCGCGGTCACAGGTGAGCCAAAGGCTGTTATATCTGGAGAAGATTTGACACAGAAACCTGCAGAAACAACATGGAGGTAAAATGATATTTTCTTCTCCCTACAGGAGTGGCTTTTCTCTCAGGTGGTCAGAGCGAAGAAGAGGCTTC is from Scomber scombrus chromosome 5, fScoSco1.1, whole genome shotgun sequence and encodes:
- the aldoca gene encoding fructose-bisphosphate aldolase C-A — protein: MTHQFPTLSEAQKKELSEIALRIVSPGKGILAADESVGSMAKRLAQVGVENTEENRRQYRQILFSADDRINTCIGGVIFFHETLYQHSDNGVLFVKMIRDRGILVGVKVDKGVVPLAGTSGETTTQGLDGLSERCAQYKKDGALFAKWRCVMKISDTNPSKLAITENANVLARYSSICQQHGIVPVIEPEILPDGDHDLKRCQYITEKILAAVYKAMSDHHVYLEGTLLKPNMVTPGHSCPTKYSPEEVAMATVTALRRTVPPAVTGVAFLSGGQSEEEASIHLNAINNCPLAKPWILTFSFGRALQASALRAWRGHKENEKVATEQFIKRAEVNSLACQGKYTGGENYREAGSYGSCHAY